One Chloroflexota bacterium genomic window, AAACGTAGCCAAAGGCGCCCAACCGGCTGCCTCTTAGCCCGCAAGTTCAGGCTATTCCGTCACTCCGGCGAAAGCCGGAGTCTAGGGGGGAGGGCCAGGTTGCCTCTCGCACGGTATTTGCGATCCCGCTGAAACGAAGTTTTTGGCGCCTTGCCTGGAGCAGCATTCTCTGTTGGCGTCAAAAGGCGTGGAACCAGCCCCCACATCACAAGTGGGGTAAGAGACTCTTTGGCGCACTACGAAGTCAGAAGAGCCGAGTCCAACCGTTCGGCATCCTACGCGGCAATGCGCGAAAATCTGAGCATACCTTCACGCGCTCCGCAAACTCTCTTCTAGGGCGTGTCGTCAAAGTAGTTTTATCCAGAGCGCCAGGGCTCTGATCTGGCAGGCAGCCAGGTAAGAGGCCGACGTTTTGGCATAGCGGGTGGCTACTGCCCGCCATTCTTTGAGATGGCGGAAGGCGTTTTCCACCA contains:
- a CDS encoding IS5/IS1182 family transposase, whose translation is VENAFRHLKEWRAVATRYAKTSASYLAACQIRALALWIKLL